In a genomic window of Helianthus annuus cultivar XRQ/B chromosome 10, HanXRQr2.0-SUNRISE, whole genome shotgun sequence:
- the LOC110881538 gene encoding uncharacterized protein LOC110881538: MNFNTYHPGLRNHLNFRYGNPSNQANPNFQGSQGNFAPRQPFNNQSGFSGQSSSGGNEVMEMLKAMQLEMQRRNQMDDVRMQKDEIRDKAIQSLTTQMGQLASDVALLKKAKGQSPSDTVINPKNTKSININVVNTVLNNDINETFLTSSCQVSAGIGRDAEVETDKERGAPLVPIRVGKLKIPHALLDYGASMSVLPGDLYDMYDFGPLQEADTMVSLADESWRRPRGMVKNVMIRLGEFEYPVDFLVLDYATTMMASQQRVILGRPFLYTANAQIDCKEGIITMTEKNRKLSFDVHTKKISYESIEEKGRETSDHMRSVHQRIKTNKPPGCERSMRVRAGMQLTIH, from the coding sequence ATGAATTTCAATACTTACCACCCCGGTTTGAGAAACCACCTAAACTTTAGATATGGAAATCCCTCAAACCAAGCTAACCCAAATTTTCAAGGAAGTCAAGGTAACTTTGCTCCACGCCAACCATTCAATAATCAAAGTGGGTTTTCGGGTCAAAGTTCTTCTGGTGGAAATGAGGTCATGGAGATGCTTAAGGCAATGCAACTAGAGATGCAGCGAAGAAATCAAATGGATGATGTTCGCATGCAAAAAGATGAAATCCGTGACAAAGCTATTCAATCgttgaccactcaaatgggtcaacttgcaagtGACGTGGCATTATTGAAGAAAGCAAAAGGTCAATCACCAAGTGACACAGTGATAAATCCCAAGAACACAAAAAGCATTAATATCAATGTCGTAAACACCGTTCTTAATAATGACATTAATGAAACATTTCTTACTTCTTCTTGTCAAGTGAGTGCAGGTATAGGAAGGGATGCTGAGGTTGAAACGGACAAGGAGCGTGGAGCACCACTTGTGCCGATTCGAGTGGGAAAATTAAAAATTCCCCATGCATTATTGGATTATGGGGCGAGTATGAGTGTGCTACCAGGTGACTTATATGATATGTATGATTTTGGTCCGCTTCAGGAAGCAGACACCATGGTGAGTTTGGCGGATGaaagttggaggcgtccacggggaatGGTTAAGAATGTTATGATTCGGTTGGGAGAATTCGAATACCCGGTGGATTTTCTGGTTTTAGATTATGCTACTACCATGATGGCGTCACAACAAagggtgattttgggtcgaccgtttcTCTATACGGCAAATGCTCAAATCGATTGTAAAGAAGGAATCATTACCATGACCGAAAAGAACCGTAAGTTGTCATTTGATGTTCATACTAAGAAGATTAGTTATGAATCTATTGAAGAGAAGGGTAGAGAGACTAGTGACCATATGAGAAGTGTGCATCAaagaataaaaacaaacaaaccaccAGGGTGTGAAAGAAGTATGAGGGTTCGAGCAGGTATGCAGTTGACTATCCACTGA